A window of Rhododendron vialii isolate Sample 1 chromosome 11a, ASM3025357v1 genomic DNA:
AATATACGCAGGTGCTCCACTTTGCAGTAACATTCAGTGTAAAGTGGAGCACCTACCGCGTACAAAAGTAGAACCCGAAAATCTATTTTCATTAAAATATACTACTACCAGAAAAAGTTTACCACAGAGTACAGTACTATTACCACGAAATACGAGTAACTTTACCAGAAAGTCTTTCTTCTGGGAAATAGGAGTAGggtgttcggctaaataagctaaatgtctttattcaattttttttcaaatttgttgatttttcgtcaatttattgtagattattgatttttcataacgagaggaatttaaaagtaaaaaattacgatcgaaacctaaattttttgaatgaagataaaaataagtcaattttgttgtctttattcaaaaaacaatttaggttttaatcataattttgtactttctaGACTCCTCTTTTCATGACGaaataataattcacaaaaattgacgaaaaactaacgaatatgaaaaaaaaattactaaaaagcacaaaaaaatcccaaaaaaaacccGGAAATTTACTACAGTACTATATTCTACAGTAACTTTCTTTTTTGGACTTTtgcttagattttttttccttcaaggCAGGGAAATGGGCACAACAGCAGTGCGGGCCCCACGACCACAATAGGCGGTGGTGCTCTTGTCTCCAGACCAGCACCAGCAGGTCCAGCACAGCAAAATCACAGCTGCCATATGGCCCACCACACAATCCTCCAATCGTTACGCTACTCATCCCATTTTTTACATGGGCTCCACACGCAAGGTCTCACGTGAATTTGAGAGGCACAATTTCACCTGCGTTTCTTATGGTTTTTACCGCACTTtggttttaattttgaaaaaaaactactGTATTAATAATAGTATTTAATTTTTACTACTCCATTTACCTTTTCGTTcaattttttgtcatattttttacgttatattattcgtctcgatgagaaaataacagaaaaatataaaaaaatatatcaaagtTGGGAAATATGTCTTTTTCAGAATTTGTGAACATTTTCAACTTTGacctatatttttattctttttcaagtATACTTATTAAGGcaaataattaattcaaaaaaaattaacccgAATCTAGTAATGACTAAGAGAAaacgataaaataaaataaaaactaaaagaatttaGGCCAAATGGAAACTTAGTTCCGCATCAGAATCACACGTATTGTTAAGTGCTGAATCAGAATCTAAAATTTGGATTAAAATTTAGAACATAAATTATTCTGTTGGCCAACTAACATTGTCTAATTAAACTAATTTTCAGAGAATTAATGAATACTCAAATTCTACAAATAAACAGATCTAATATTCCATGTGGGATCATGTACATGAACTTCAGAAAACGTAAATGACATATTTGGCCGCAGCTATTACAACTCCCAACTAATTAACacaaggaaaaaattaattataattcacgTCAGTCTGAGTCAATTTACGCGAACATCGACTAATCTGAAGATCAATTCCATATAAAGGATTGCTAGtcagttttgtttgtttggggagTCTAAAAATGGATCCAGGGGGCCTATTGTGTGACTGATGCGCACAACACAGTGTTGTGCATCATCTGAGTCGTCCATTCGTcaattcaataatcaaaatttcatCTTGACAATTAACAGCTCGAATTTACGCGATGCTAAGAATAGATCTGGACTATTAAATTACCGAACAAACAATTTAAATGGTGCACAACACTATTTCCCGGTTCCTCAGAACGCCCGAACGAACAGGATCGTACTGGTCGGCAGCCCCTTGGGATTGAGCATTTGTTGTGGAGTAATAGTATCCTTCTGAGATGATGATGACAACCCAGCCAACAAACGACGGGTGTAAAGTTCCTCTCGGATCCCCACATGCCCGAATTATGAATCTTACTTCCCGGAAATTTCACCGGCGGGGTAAAAAGTACCCCGGGAAGAAAATATTATACCGTGCAAATCGTACCAGCATTATTCGGTGCATCCGATAAGGTGGCGACCAGATCTGGAAGCCTCTTATGGCAAAAAATTCCAAAGATTGCCGGTGGGGACCCATCCAGTAAGAAACTGTGATCGGACGCTACAGACCTTTGGTACGGTTGGCCAAGTGTGTGGGCCATATCGGCCATGAGAGAGTGATTAGAGTCGTGACTCGTGTCTTTGCTTAGCGTTGAGTCCAACCTATAGACATGCCgattattctttttctttttcaatattaTTATATTCATCAGCAGGGTCATCGGGAAATTAGTGTTAACAACCGAAGAAAGTTCGATATCTCATTATAGACTCGAGATCCAGACCTCATCTTGCGAGGCAAATGATACAACCGGATAGGTTAAGAGTTATATCTCTACATGAGATTATTCATTGCACTTAAAAAAACTTTGTTCGCTTGGGATCTATAAAACCAATTCTTTCTCTACAAACGGCCTCTAATTATAAGTAaatttatcttcaattattacttttatttctttatttaatctCTCTCTACTAAATGCCCCaaaaacctcattcaaaccaaacaaagcccaaACGCTCATCACATAAAAGTGCGGTTATGAGAAGACGAGAGAACTTAGGTCTTTTAAGTTcgaccaaagaaaaaaaaaacatctattAACGAGTTGAGTCTCTAAACAATCTAAGGCACCATTCCGCAAtgccaaataagtacttattttttaagaaggcaatttcaaactaaaaatgatgggtttattaaaatctaaaaatatgcaatatggatcttgtttgaaaaatctcattgagatctttaattcggtgcaagaaaattgaaaaattatttttcatttgcattatttttgagtttgaaaatgtgaaataagtacttattttttaagaaggtgttctggaacgggctctaagttaAATGAGTCAAGTGACAACTAACTACCGCTCAtttcatttagtaaacgagcttaAAGCTCAAATTTGACCCTATAGACGAGAGATTATTCAACGCACCTAAAACACGTGGACCCCCGttcattttgagattttggatttgtaggtaataagtgtagagagaaataaagcaataattgaaaataaaaataatgattggagagagatagagaaaaaaataaaagtaataattggaaagaaataaagtaatgattaaaatccaaaactcTTAAACGAACGAGAATGTGGTGTCCCGCCACTAAATGTGTGGTTTGGAGTGATCAGGGCACTTAAAACTGTAACCAATGACGAAACCAAGATTTTACTCTAAccgtggcgaaatgtatactaaaaaaatctagtggtagcgaaactatataagttaggcataatttttttatatatataataattgcattttctaaaattcttgtcatggcggtcgccgccactagaccctcTTGGTCCCATCCTTAACTGTAACCCAAGCCGAGTTGAGTTTTTAAATGTTCTAAGAGCAAAAAAAGAGCTTTGAAGGGTTCTCGACTTGAGTTAAGCCACATAACCAAACTCTAGCTCAGCTCGTTTTATATTGAGATGTTCAAGTTCGGTTAATTGATAAAATGAGTTGAATCTTCGTAAACATGCTAAGTTTTTATAAATGAGTCAGCTTATAACTAactcaagctcggctcatttacaagTTAAACTTGAAGTCGACTCAATTGCTTACTAGCCGAGCCCAATCCAATTAATGTCAAGTTGCTCGCAAACAGGTTGGTTCGTTTGCAGCAGTATGGgcaccaaataattttcctgTAGTTATGGTAGATAGATATAAACGCCTATATATAACAGTCCTTTAAACCTCTCGCCTGTCTatcagactctctctctctctctcacactccctctctctcttttggtgCGCAGGTTAAGGTACTGAGAGAGAGAACGCACCCCAAGACACTTAACCAATGGATCGCAAGTCCGTGTTTGGTATAGCATTCATCTGCATTGTCGTCGCCGGCGTCGGAGGTCAGTCCCCGGCGGCATCTCCGACCACAACTCCAGCACCACCCACTACCCCCACCGCGCCAACAGCTTCTCCCCCCACTTCCACCCCAGCACCACCAACAGCTCCAGCTCCCAAAACCGCGCCCGCGGCTGCCCCACCTACCGTCGTCTCATCTCCGCCCGTTTCAGCCCCACCACCGGCGACTCCTGCTCCAGTCTCAGCCCCACCACCGGCTACTCCTCCACCAGTCTCAGCCCCACCACCGGCTACTCCTCCACCTGTCTCAGCCCCACCACCGGCTACTCCTCCGCCGGTCTCAGCTCCACCGCTAGCTACTCCTCCTCCGGCGACCCCTCCGCCAGCTGTTCCTCCGCCGGCTgttccaccaccatcaccgctGGCTTCTCCGCCTGCTGCGGTTCCGGCGCCTGCTCCAAGCAAGAAGCCGAAGTCACCGGCGCTTTCTCCGGTGGGGTTGAGCCCTCCGGCGCCGCCGACGTCATCACCGGCGCCAAGTGTCGGGGCTACTTCGCCTTCACCGacgtcttctcttgatcaggtacGTGGGTTTTAAGTCCATTAACAGTGCATTCGGCCTAAGCTTGAAAaagttactaatttttttttgctaaaaatttGACTCGAATCTTAAATTAACAGGAAAAATactatagtagtagtagtagtaataaatTTGTCCAAAGGGCTCCTAATTAGTCTATTTTGTTTCTCTAACGTGTGATTTAAGTGAAATGAGCGCTCGATCTGAGCCGTTAATCACCAGATCTGAGGGTTTTAGGTTGTTTCATGGCGTTTACTGTAACGGATCGTTAACTACTTTTAGTTTTGGTTAGGTACAAGTGATTTGGTTAAGTGATTTGGTTAAGGGGTTGCGAGCATATGGCGTATGGTAGTCATTATGCCTGCATTTTGCTAACGTGAGCAGAcagcttggtttttttttttggtggggtcCCTTGTTCTCGTTCTCATCGGGTCTCGTGTGACACCATAATTTATCCTACTCAtaagtgattttgccacaccattttttgataatatcacactctgcaagtgtatttttgtaccaaaaaatacacttacaggatgtgacattatcaaaaaaggaTGCGACTTTGTTCCACCAAGCAAAATAAGCCGGACTTATTTTtctaaatacttatttttggaattaaaggtgatgtgcGTGAAAGAATGTtgtgtctcgtaaaacaaaaaataaatatttaaaaaataaaaactttaataGAACGGGACCTAGGACCCGACCATATGCATGGTGCAGTACATGGATGTACTGCATCATTTCAGCCGTCTATCTCGGCAATTAATTATTCTGATTTAAAAACACTTGTACTCGAAacatggggaatttttttttaatgattttgatTTAAGTTTTTACTCCGTATTAGTACCAAAATACTCCCAACAGCAGAGCATTGAAACTAGAGTCCCAAATTTCCAAGACACCAGCAATAACAAGACAAAAACATACTCCTTGAGTAGCAGACAGACACGgggaaaagataaaaataaaaaaagttacaCGGACCCCTAGTGGGAAGAGCCCCATTTGGAAATACCAATTTGGTCCTTGTGGAAATACCATTTTAGTCCTTGTGGTATTTGCTTTAGCAGATGTGGTGTCCCCCTTGATCAGGGGTAGAGgtggagaaaaaggaaaaaaaggtgGGAATAAAGTAGGGCTGAAACTGCGTTGATTTGTGGAACCAACTCCTATTTATGGGGGTTGTCCTTGACCCATGTTGGGACCCTTTggcttctctcttttctttttctttagtacaaatttttttattgaaagcACGAACAAGTACTACAATGAATACGGCGAATTCCTTCCGTATTTACAACAAgaaaaactatgggtacaccatttggcGTGCACCAAATGTACATCAGATTGTTTGGGACCCATTCCGAAGTCCAACACAAATTATTAGAgcgttttaatttgtttgaaaacaTATTTCTAAGAGTTTCAGATAAGAATCAGCTCATTTCGTGATCGATTTTTGTCTCTGAATTCACGAGgacaaaaattgaataaatCTTTTGCAGGAACCCTTCAAAATGGTGTTTTAGAAAAATTGAACGCCTTCTATCATTAATGTGGTGCCCATTTGGTGTACATTTGGTGTGATGTACACCAAACGATGTACCTGTAGTTGGGCTCGTATTTACACCCTTGGCTTCTTTCTAGTCAACTAGAGCTCTATTTGAAGGACTGAGATCATTAGTATAACTGAGTTGATATGTGGAATTACCTTTTTGCTCCCCTTCAAAGCTTTTGCTACCCGGTCAATTTGCTCGAAGGTTATGATGGAAGGATAAACTTTATTAGGTAGAGTAAGAGGCCTCCAAAGTGGTTGATGTTTTATGATTTTTTAAGACAGTCTTATCTTCCGATGACGAATCGAAATTTACTAAGGTTTACAGATGACCTCAGTTATCACGAACACAAGCGAAGCCCATTTACGAGCCTCCACATCACCAATAATCCATTCAGTTGTTGCcttaaaatttttcaaaccTTCACAACTTTGGAGAACCTTCGAGCCCAACCAACTTTCCCTGGAAAATGAAGTTTCAACAGGTTTGATGACAATTGAGATTCATGGTATAAACAGTAAGATTTTGACAACATAGCTGACATTTCATTAATAAGGTTATCACAAGACTAAAACACACTCCACGTCGTGACCAACTAAACGGTGAATAAATAGAATGAACGTGTATGTATTGATATCCGAATCGACTTTTGAAGAATCCATTTGGGGGCCATTTGTGATGGTTGTGCAGCGCAGGTTGTGTTTCATTTGTTGGTCTCTTCATTGGTTAAAACCTTTGGACGATGTCGATAGGGTGAATATTTGTGAGGGATTGAACGATTGCCCAATTCAGTGGCTAGAGAGGGCAAGTGGTGGCAGTTTGTTGATGTTCTGGGTTTTTCATATCCTACTTAAGTGGACTTCCTTTCGATGGAGAATTGTGGCCAGCCCCTAAATAAAATcatggctagggttgaataagAAATGGTGTCATTTAGCGGGTGGAGGAAAAGAGTAGAGACACGAAAGAAATTGATCGTTCAAACTATCATCTCTATCGTAGGTAGAGTGAGCCTCATCAATATGTGATGGCATGTGCCGCGACCATCTTGCGATGGAGTCGGTGGTTTAGGCGATCAACTTTTTTGGTGTTCTTAGCGATGTTTAGGGAGACTCAGGGAACCAAGGGCGCTATCTTTTCCTCTCATTCTTTGTCTCATGCCCTTGTGATTGGTGACTTGATGCACAATAATAGGGTATGAAACGGAGAATGAGGAGGAGAGAGCGAGGACAGAGGATTTGAAGCCCCGTTCTCTAGTGCTATTGGGTATACAATGAAAACTCGAAAAGCCATTCAGTAATCCAGGCTATTTGCAATGAGTTCTTATTTGGTATAAGTTGATACACTTAACAAAATGTAAATGTTGGTTTTAGCAGAAATGATATCCTAGATCTTCTGGCATTGGTCGTCTATTTGATTTAAGAACCATGTCACACCAACATTAGGATATCCGTCGAGACTCTATGGTTGATGGATTTtatgtgatgaacgaagtccaTACCTATTCCATTGGAAATTGATATGGGTAGAATATTGGTAAATGCTGCTGGAGATAGTTAATAATTGCATAGAGTCCTTTCAAAACCAAGAATATAATTTTCAGGATATACATTTCTAAACCACGTCGATTGTGcaattttgttaaaatgtgtgcaaaaaaaaaaaagggtcgtATTTCAATGATTCTGAGCACATTTGATCAGTAATGTGAGATCCAGTAATTGGTCGGTTGAAGGATTGTCATGCCTGCCTTGACAagatttttaagaaattttgcAGGTTCTCTAATTACAAAGTTCCGTCAAACTCATGCTAGCTTTGTAGAGCATACGCTGGCAATTATGATTATTTCAGCTCAGCTCATGAGTTCTAGAAATCAATGTAGCATATGTAGTTAGCATTGAATGGGATATTTGTATCCATTCCATGACAATCTCCACATGTTCAGTACACATGCCTGGGTTGTTTGGTTCAAGAAGTTAAAACACGAAATGCCGTATGTCATATTTGTATCCATTCCATGATAATGCTATGTCTGAATCAACTCCTGGGAGTCCAGTGTTACGTTACAAAACGGTTGGCCTGTTGACAGATATGCATACGACATAGATGCGTATAACCAGAGGCTAAATTATACACGTAACTAACATCTTTGTTATCATATACTCAAAATTCCCTTTACTGTCAACATAACATTTAGTAAAACCTCCCTATAATGTGTGCGCATTCAATTCCCTGCAAGTTGGTTGATATTCCAATCAAATGACATGTAATTCTTGTCAAAGGTGGGGGAACATGAGGTTTGCAATGCCGATAAAAATATAATGGGAGGTTTGCAATGAGTATAGACAAAAACTATCAAGCAtaaggcttttgatcaaggtTCAAGAATTAGTTTTTGTCGGTAAACTGCATTAGATCATGTGTGTAGGTCCTTTGTTCACTCGTGGCActatctttcttttcctttctgcTTATTGCCTACGGTTGGAACTTTACTACAAAAATTCTTCAGAATCCGATGTTACTAGCTCGACGCTGTGCTTTTTGTCATGCATAGCTGtgcttttggtttttgaattccTCTCACTACAAAGCTTTTGTTGCAGAGTGGAGTTGAGAAGTTATGGTCGGTGGAGAAGATGCTCGGGAGCTTGATCGCTGGATGCGCTTTCCTTTGTTTGCTGTTCTAAATGGAGGTTTCCGACTCTCTATTTTCTGTTCCATTTATTTCTTGTCGTGTTAGTATTGGCCTTTATTTTTAGCCTCTGGCGATGGGACTATACATTTCTGCTGAATTCTTTGTGAGAGATTTTTTGTGGAGCTTTTGTATTGAGGGGAGTTATATTTgaattattactattattattgcCTTGTTTCTCTTCTGTTTTGGTAGTTCGAACCttctttattttgaattttagttgCACATGATTGATATGCAGGAGTATTTAAGAACAAAGCTTTATTAGCAAAGCCCACTCCCAGGCCTAAAGAAAGTCGTAATATTGGATATCATTAACAAAGCCCACTCCCAGAGGCCCAATCTTAAATTTGAGGTCCGGTCTATTATTAATGGAGGCCTCTCATATGGGCTATATGTCTTTCGGGCCTTGAAACCCATTTAAAGTATAATACgggccatctctctctctctctctctctctctctctctctctctctctctctctctctctctgtataatacgggccctctctctctctctctctctctctctctctctctctctctcaagtactgAATTTTACATGAACCTGACTATGtaatcctctctttctctcccaaGTACTGAATTTTACATGAACCTGACTATGTAATCTGAATGGACTcgtttcaaaatttcaaatggcAAAATGTCATTATGAATCGCTTTCAGTCCAATGGACACCGTTTTCGTAGGGTGAAAGAAAGAGTATTATTAGTGCCAAGCAAGTACAGAATTTTACATGAACCTGACTATGAAATCCGAATGGactcattttcaaaatttcaaatgtgAAAATGAAATTACGAATCGCTTTCATtccaataaaagaaagaaagagacttACTCTCACGTAGTGCCAAGAACTGAATTTTACATGAACCTAACTATGTAATGTGTAAGGACACATTTCAAATATCAAAACGTCATTGTGAATCGCTTTCACTCCAATAGACAACGTTATCGTGAGATGAAAGGAAGAGAGGATACAAAATGTCATTATGCATCGCTTTCGGTCTAGCGAACAACGTTATCATGTAGGacgaaagaaagagaaaattcaaaatactttgtttCTTACCttcggaaaagaaaagaaaaaagtcttcaataaaaaagaaaagaaaaattaggaaTGCAAAAACCTTCCCTGGGGGTGTTTACATTTGAAATCATTGAGTCGTTTCAACTCTTGATGTCACTTCACCTCCATGCTTAAACGTGTGATTTGTGAAACGGTTTTGAGAGGTGCTATAGGGATTAGTCAAAGGAaacacccccaaaaaaattaaataaataaaaaattactaccTACAGCTACGTATGGACACCGGACCCAGGAATGTTGCAAAGCAACCCCTTGTAGGGCGCATTCAGATCGTCTATCTCGTGACTCTCGGCGATCAATGATctgaattgaaaacaaaattcttcTACAAAAAGAGTTAGGGAAGAATTcgttttttatcaaaaaaaccaaaaacacttTTCGACGGTCTGGATGCGCTCAGGGATGCTAGGGACAACTACACATGTGACTTGTAGTCACAAAATTACTACCGTCACGCTCACGCCACTATTCAGTttcatgaataattttttgcatgatACAGTAGCATTTTCTAGTGGAATAGAAGCAGTAAATGCACAGATAGAAAAATACTCCAGGGGACAATCTTCCAGACTTGGAAAATGGGTATTCGTGGCGTTTTGGGTACACTGCTACACTCATAACTATGTACTAGTCTtccacaaaaaaacaaaacaagccaGCTTCCTTTGCCGACCACTAATAATAATATTTGTACAAGTGTTTTTCGAGTCTCGGGTTAGCTATGCTCACCTCGGATTAATCTCTACAATTTCTCTCATACTTGTTTTACATGTTTGCACATGAAGATGAGTTGGTTACATGAGTTGCTGGCAAAGAAAATTAATACTCCATATAATTCTCCAAAGCCTTATTTCCGGTCGTTGTAATTGTCGCAATATGCTATATTGCTATTTAAGACAATCTTACTCAAGCACAGTATGAGGTCTCTCGgccgtttggctaaataagtcaagtggcttatttttttgtccttattcaattttttttcgcatttgttagtttttcgtcaattttttggagattattgtttcgtcatgacgaaaggaatctaaaaagtaaaaaagtacgatcgaaacctatttttttgaataaagacaaaaataagccaataagccaatttttttgtttttattcaaaaaaatttagatttcgattataattttttactttttagattcctcttgtcatgaagaagcaataatctttaaaaaattgacaaaaaactaacaaatacaaaaaaaaaaattgaataagaaaaaaagaagtcaaatgacttatttagccaaacggtCCAATCTCATATTAAATTTTCAGacaagccaaaaaaaacaatcatATTAGCCCATGAGAGGGCTCTATCCATTGAATGCAGAAGGGGCCAAGGATGATTGTAGAGTCTACATCAAAACGGGTTGATTGAACCCTTTCGGCATAACaagattttatttcaatttatcgATGGAACCCAGCTGACGACTAGGAGGGCCAAGTTGTTGGGGTTTACAACATTTTCCAGCCTTTCGTTTGGAGGTTAGATGGTCCCTTTAGTCATAGGGTTGCACCTTCCCTTTACTTCGAATCTGACAAGTCGGTTTCTAATACAACATGAAGGGGATAATTAATTTCACACAATTTGTTACCCCTCAGGCCAAGAAATACAATTCACCATCTACTTCCATTCTTTTGCGTCCTCTCGTGGAAGGGAATGAAAGATTATAATTAAGCAGCGATGTGTTATCTATATTCCTGTGTGTAATAGGTTTTTTATCAGTTGTATTAGTTGAACACGGTAGATTGTAATCATCATATTCATCAATGAACTTCTAAcgtgtttccaaaaaaaagagagattataAGCAGTTGGGAGGGCTAATATTGAGGGGGCGACATAATCTTCAGAGCGTATATAGCGAAATAGATGTTTCTCAATCTCAAAACTCGTACTTAGGTCCTTGATGTTTAAGCTCAGTCATCGTTTCATTGCACCATTATAGTAGAAGGAAAATAGAAAATCTGTAGAAGGAAGTGTCTTGCCAATAATTGGAGGAGATAAAAGGAAGAGAAGGCTAGTTACAATTTGCAGCGGTAAGCCCCAAACAATGCCTGTGACGGAGTGCCTCAAAACACTTAAACACGAGTGACATGACCAACTCTTTGGTCTTTAGTCGAACGGAGCATCGAATGATACGTAGTACTTTGGTATGAACGGAGCGTCAAATGATAGTCTTTTAGCATCATCAAAGATAATCATGTTTGCAGTTGAGTCTCAATCGTCCATCTCGATAATTAATGattcagattttaaaaagacGTTTCAAAAAGAACATACTCTTTCCATGAAGAATCTTTCAACAAATCTGAAcaattaaaaacacttttgaacgatcgAAATTATACGTCAAATGATAGTCTTTTAGCATCATCAAAGATAATCATGTTTGCAGTTGAGTCTCAATCGTCCATCTCGATAATTAATGattcagattttaaaaagacgtttcaaaaaaaacatactcTTTTCATGAAGAATCTTTAAACAAATCTGAACAATTAAAAACACCTTTAAACGATCGAAATTATAAGGATTGCTCTTCGTAGTCCATTCTAATTAGCAAACGTAGCTAAAGCAAGAAGCGAAAGTTGACTCTGAGAAAGAAGGTGCATGTTGCCAGGACAGTCAGTGTGTGTTAAGATACTCCTACTTAGGTTTTCCCTAATTTCCGCTTGAGATTCTTCATGTCACATCTAACATTAAAATAATACTTCAAAACTAGAGCCAAATTAATGAATGGACCTTACCCCAGAAAGCTACTTCTAATGCAAATGTAAGCACCCAAGTCAAACGGGTCATTTGACGCATTCAaagcatcatcatcatcatatgGAGGAACCTTCCCCCCAAACAGCTATTTTAGTTGCAGAggtaaaacaaattaaaataccTTCCCATGGTAGCTAGAGAAGTGGAATCCACTGTCTGTAAAATATACAAGtaaaataggagagagagagagagagagagagagagagagagagaacagtaGTCAGCAAGAGATAAGGAACACAAGCTCTGCCTCAAAAGATGCAAAACCCACTTGGGTAACTACCAACccaaccccaccccaccccaatATTATTTTATGTCTACTAAAACTAGGGGAGTCGGATCCGGTCAAACAGCAGGAAATGTTAACAAAATGTAACATATATAGTATTGTATTTACAATCTGTTGAAATACTGAAGGAATCACACTGCCACTGAATTTTCCAACAAATAGCCCTTATATGCTGTCAGAATTTTCCAACAAATAGCCCTTATATGCTGTCAGTCAAGCGCAATGTAAAGAGGGATCCTAGGGCGTGCTGGCCCGAGCGTGCTGTATccaaaacagccccaaaacaGCGTCGGTTTGGAGCACAGCACGAAAGCCAGCACATCCCCGGATCTTGTAAAGAGGTCCATGAATAAAAGAAAGTCACAATGAATTGCACTGTGCAATTCAAAGATGcccaaaaaacaaggaaaagaaaaaggggaaagaaaaTTCCATTCGGGCAGAAATCCAGCAGATTAATATAGCAAAAAGGATTCTGGATAGCACATCTTGTCATCAAATGTTTCTCCTTTCAAGGAAATATTGGAATGCACAATCCacaaaaaatccaaataaaaaaaaaagatgaagaaagatccaAATTCGCATCTCTAACATTCATAAATAAA
This region includes:
- the LOC131308629 gene encoding classical arabinogalactan protein 9, whose amino-acid sequence is MDRKSVFGIAFICIVVAGVGGQSPAASPTTTPAPPTTPTAPTASPPTSTPAPPTAPAPKTAPAAAPPTVVSSPPVSAPPPATPAPVSAPPPATPPPVSAPPPATPPPVSAPPPATPPPVSAPPLATPPPATPPPAVPPPAVPPPSPLASPPAAVPAPAPSKKPKSPALSPVGLSPPAPPTSSPAPSVGATSPSPTSSLDQSGVEKLWSVEKMLGSLIAGCAFLCLLF